One part of the Muntiacus reevesi chromosome 18, mMunRee1.1, whole genome shotgun sequence genome encodes these proteins:
- the NOG gene encoding noggin has translation MERCPSLGVTLYALVVVLGLRVAPAGGQHYLHIRPAPSDNLPLVDLIEHPDPIFDPKEKDLNETLLRSLLGGHYDPGFMATSPPEDRPGGGGVAAGGAEDLAELDQLLRQRPSGAMPSEIKALEFSEGLAPGKKQRLSKKLRRKLQMWLWSQTFCPVLYAWNDLGSRFWPRYVKVGSCFSKRSCSVPEGMVCKPSKSVHLTVLRWRCQRRGGQRCGWIPIQYPIISECKCSC, from the coding sequence ATGGAGCGCTGCCCCAGTCTGGGGGTCACCCTCTACGCCCTGGTGGTGGTCCTGGGGCTGCGGGTGGCACCGGCCGGCGGCCAGCACTATCTCCACATCCGCCCGGCTCCCAGCGACAACCTGCCTCTGGTGGACCTCATCGAACACCCGGACCCTATCTTTGACCCCAAGGAGAAGGATCTGAACGAGACGCTGCTGCGCTCGCTGCTCGGGGGCCACTACGACCCGGGCTTCATGGCCACCTCGCCCCCCGAGGACcggccgggcgggggcggggtggcgGCCGGGGGCGCCGAGGACCTGGCCGAGCTGGACCAGCTGCTGCGGCAGCGGCCGTCGGGGGCCATGCCGAGCGAGATCAAAGCCCTGGAGTTCTCCGAGGGCTTGGCCCCGGGCAAGAAGCAGCGCCTGAGCAAGAAGCTGCGGAGGAAGTTACAGATGTGGCTGTGGTCGCAGACCTTCTGCCCGGTGCTGTACGCCTGGAACGACCTGGGCAGCCGCTTCTGGCCGCGCTACGTGAAGGTGGGCAGCTGCTTCAGCAAGCGCTCGTGCTCCGTGCCCGAGGGCATGGTGTGCAAGCCGTCCAAGTCCGTGCACCTCACCGTGCTGCGGTGGCGCTGTCAGCGGCGCGGGGGCCAGCGCTGCGGCTGGATTCCCATCCAGTACCCCATCATTTCCGAGTGCAAGTGCTCATGCTAG